A DNA window from Candidatus Hydrogenedentota bacterium contains the following coding sequences:
- a CDS encoding Gfo/Idh/MocA family oxidoreductase has translation MSRCKPSVMTMDTYDRRCAVLCLGLVGAGNFAAKHFAALQTLPERAEVTLIARGRVEEPFAPAPKVPVVRFEALAADPSIGAIVISSPNYLHRRHAEAALDTGKHVFCEKPLALSLDDADALMEAARRTGRVLMVGHLTRHMPLYAVAVEIVQSGRLGDVRALHATRWQTRDKALEWRMRPEQGGGAPFDLLLHDYDLVQWLCGAPHGVTAIGQKHALGAYERVTASFACPNEVLATVDGGFVLPSGASMTSSLRIVGSEGELYLETPGEEPIRIRMHGGEPETIPIDPERLGVDGLRTEFLEFFDTVAGRPWNRLLLEDARNAVAMASASLQAAQCGRAVTIVE, from the coding sequence ATGTCTCGATGTAAACCGTCGGTTATGACGATGGATACCTATGACCGGAGGTGTGCCGTGCTGTGTTTGGGACTGGTTGGCGCAGGGAATTTCGCCGCGAAACATTTTGCCGCGCTGCAAACGCTGCCGGAACGCGCCGAGGTTACCCTTATCGCACGCGGCCGGGTCGAAGAGCCATTCGCGCCAGCCCCCAAGGTCCCTGTTGTGAGGTTTGAAGCGCTGGCGGCGGATCCATCCATCGGCGCCATCGTCATTTCGTCGCCGAATTACCTGCACCGTCGTCATGCCGAGGCCGCGCTCGATACGGGCAAACATGTGTTCTGCGAGAAGCCGCTCGCGCTGTCCCTGGACGATGCCGACGCCCTAATGGAGGCCGCCCGCCGCACCGGGCGCGTCCTGATGGTGGGACATCTGACCCGTCACATGCCCCTCTATGCCGTGGCGGTGGAAATCGTGCAGTCCGGACGATTGGGAGACGTGCGCGCCCTTCACGCAACACGGTGGCAGACTCGCGACAAGGCCCTCGAATGGCGCATGCGGCCCGAGCAGGGCGGCGGCGCGCCCTTCGACCTTCTGCTCCACGACTACGACCTCGTGCAATGGCTCTGCGGCGCGCCTCACGGCGTTACGGCGATCGGGCAAAAGCACGCGCTGGGCGCATATGAGCGCGTTACGGCGTCGTTCGCGTGCCCAAACGAGGTACTGGCAACTGTCGACGGCGGGTTTGTATTGCCTTCGGGCGCGTCTATGACGTCGTCGCTGCGTATCGTTGGGAGCGAAGGCGAGCTCTACCTCGAAACGCCTGGGGAAGAGCCTATTCGCATCCGGATGCATGGCGGCGAGCCCGAGACCATTCCCATCGACCCCGAGCGGCTGGGTGTGGACGGTCTGCGCACCGAGTTCCTCGAGTTCTTCGACACCGTCGCCGGCCGCCCGTGGAACCGGTTGTTGCTCGAAGACGCGCGCAACGCAGTCGCAATGGCCTCTGCATCGCTCCAAGCCGCCCAGTGCGGCCGCGCGGTCACGATTGTGGAATAG